The window GTCGACGCTGACGATGGTACATCGTTTCGGCCGTGCGCCCATCCGTCGGTCCCACTCGTCGAGCCACTGGTCCGGCGACTGCCGGTAGTCGATAGCCAGTACGTCGAGCGATTCAGGCGGCCCCGGTAGTAGCGTCTGGTAATACGACGCCCGTGCGTCCCCGTCCATCGTCGACGAGAGGACGAGCACGTTCGATGCCCCGTCAAGGCCGGTCTCTCCCCCCGAATCGACCGGTTCACTCACTGCATCCCCCCTAGCCATGGCCTTATTTGACGTGACTACATTTATAAATATATTGGCTTTAATGGCAGCCCCCAGATACGTTTCGGCGGGCCGTTCGAACGTATCCCCCGGCGGTCGAATCGTAACCCCTATACGTCAATCCGGGTTAGGGATGAATGAGTCCGGATAGGGTAGTGGACTATCCTCTTGGCTTGCGGAGCCAGGGACCGGAGTTCAAATCTCCGTCCGGACGTATGACGGCTTCGCCGTCCCGCGGTTTTCGGCTGTGACAAGACAAACAGAACGTCATGTCGCAAGCCAAGCACCAATACGAATACTCTCGAATAGACCGCCGTCTGGCGATTTCTAATTCCTGTCAGACCAAGCAAAAGCACCAGCGCCGTGTGCCGATTCCCGAACGGAAGCCAAGGAACAGGGTTCTCGCATGAGTCTCGATGGAGGCGAAATGGAGGGTATCATCCTCCTTCCCGAACCCTCGCGCGCGGTCCTTAGCGAACGCCAGCAAACCGACTACATCGACCATCGGGAAACGCTGATTGAGTGGTTACTGGTATTCGGTAAGAACCCCGACAAAGCAGAGGGGTACGCACGCGCGACCACCAAGAACACCGCAGAGCGGCTTGACGCGTTCTACAGGTGGGTGTGGGCCGAATATGATGGCTACACGACCAGCATATCCCACGACCACGCGAACGCCTACATGAAAGAAATCGCACGCCGTGACGAGGGCAACTACTCACGGAACAACACACAGAGTTCCCTCAAGCGACTGTTCAAATGGCACAAGCACGAGCGCGGTGGGGAACTGTGGGAGCCTGAAATCGTCTTCTCGGAGCCATCTGGGACGGGAGAGCCACGCGATTACCTGACGCGTGAGGAGCGCGGTCAGATACGTGAGGCGGCTCTTGAATACGGCTCAATCCCGTCCTACAACAATCTCTCGACCAAGGAGCGAGACAAATGGAAAGCCTACCTTGCACAGCGATTCAGCAAGCACAAAAAGAACGTAACGCCCGATGATTGGGACCGAGCGAACAGTTGGAAATTCCCGAGCTTGGTATGGGCAAGTCTCGATGCCGGTCTACGACCAATCGAGGTCGAGCGTGCCCGGACAACATGGGTAGACGTTGATAATGCCCTGCTTCGGATTCCTCGGGGTGAGAGTTCGAAGAATGACGGGAACTGGACAGTCAGTCTTCAAGACCGCACAGCGAAGGCTCTGGAACGGTGGTTGACCGAGCGCAAGCAGTACGACCTCTACCAAGGTACAGACCGGCTGTGGCTTACCCGGTTCGGGAACCCCTATCAGACGAATTCGCTTCGTCAAGTCCTAAACCGTCTGTTCGAGAGCGCGGGTATCCCGACAGAAAACCGGAAGGTATCGTGGTACATGATTCGGCACTCCGTGGGGACATACATGGCCCGTGAAGAAGGCTTGGCAGCGGCCCGAGCACAGTTACGCCACAAGTCGGTTCGTACGACTGCGCGCTACGACAACGCCCCACCAGAGGACAGGAGGGATGCTTTAGACCGAATGGGCTGAAAATAGCCTAACAAAACGTAAAGCGCCCAACACGCTGAATTAGAGTCGAGCGTTCCGATACATCGAGGGGTATTTTGTCTTATACATAATCATGCATACTCATCCATACGACCCGTTCCATCATCCTCGACGCGTGAGATTTTGGACTCTAACTCGGATTTTAGACGAAGTCTGATGGACTAACCCCCGGGGTTGAAGCGCGGAAATAACCTCCAAATTTCGAAAGAATCACGCCTTCTACTGGCGGTTATCGGCACTCTTATGGTTCTGGACCTTGTTTATAGAGTGAAGGCAGATTCTCGCGGGACTCCCTTTCGAGCAGTCGTGGCTATCGCGTTATTCTCGGAGTGATTCGCCACATCGAGGGGGATGATACCACGGAGAATTCTTCATTTAGCTCAGATTATGACGACAGACTCAATCTCAAATAGCGACGGCTACAGCGAATCGACGGACAACTCCCATCAAGTGACCACCGATGAAGCCCGCGACCGGCTCGAAGGTGCCATATTCTCAGCGCTCGAATCCGGAGAAAACACCCTCATCAAGGCCCCGACCTCCCTCGGGAAATCGTATCAAATCGCGACGACTCCATGGCGCGAATACCCGGAGGTCACAGGTGGCGACCTCGTCATTCACATTCACCAAACTCGGGATGCACGGGACGAAGCTGTGGCGGAAAGCAAGGCCGCTGATGGTGTCTCATGTCGTGTTTACGAAGGCCGAGAGGATACCTGTCCAACTGCTGCCGGCAAGTACGATGATGCCCTCACAGCGCCACACGGCTACTCTCCGTCTGAGTGGTTCGAGTGGATGTGTGACGTGCGGAAAAACGGCTTCTACTCTGCTCACCTCGAACTGGAGAAATACTGTGATACGCCATGTACGGAGAACGGAGACTGTCCAGCCCTCAAGCAGTGGTGGCAAACGCTTCGAGACGACGACGGTAATCCAACGGTCGATGTGGTTCACACGACCGCGAACTTTGCTCACGTAGAAGCCCTCACCGAGGACGCAAACTTGGTGTTCGATGAACGCCCTGATTACGCGCTAAACCTGAAGGATTCGGAACGCCAACAGGTCCGGGATTCAGTCTCGAACCTCCTTGAGTATCGCTCAAATGGCGAGTATGCTATCGCAGACCTAACGACCGCTAACCGCCACGGAAACACCGAAAGAATCCGAGAGCTACGGACCTTGCTCGACGAGGATGTAAGCCGGGACTGGTATTTCCGCCGGGAGGAAACGCATCGTCTCGCCTCAGAAATCGGATTGGCGATACTCAACGCAGAGGAAATCATCGAAAACCGATGGGCGGGTGAAGACGTGAACCTGTCAGGCCGAAGAATGGGCCAGTATCAAGGTGTCAAAGTCGTGCTAAACAGCAAGGGAAAGCTTCGACACATCCAGTATAACCCTTCTCTCTCCGACGCACGGTGTATCATCGGACTTGATGCGTTCCCCTCCGAGTATCGCTGGCAACTCAACACCATGGACGACCTTACGTGTGAGAACGTCTTGCCACCGGCAGACCGGCGTCGATGGCGTCAGGAAGAACGCGGGCTAACGGTCGTTCAAGTCGGAGATAAGACCCGTTCGTACACGTCCGGGTGGGACGGAGCAGGGGACGAACGTGCAGAAGGACTTATTCGCGCGCTCAGGCGGAAACATGGTGATGAGTTCCGGACGTGCATCACTGCGGGGAGCATCGAGGACGATGTACGCCGATTCATGCAGGAGGCAGGTATCAAGTCTCCACCACCGCTTGATGGAAAGAGCGTAGAGCCAACCATGCACTACGGCGGGCAGAACAGTCGGAACGACTTCGAACGCGAAGTGTTGGGGTTGCTCATTGGGTGCATCGACCCCGGCGACAAGAACATTCTCGACTTGCTGGCTCTCGGTGGCCGGTCTGCATGGCCGGAGATGACGACTACGGAAGATGGGGAGAGAACTCGAAAGACAGGCCGTTCATTCGAGGGTCCAGATACGGGTACTGCGCGGGAGATTCTGGTATCTGTTCGTGAGGCGAATATCGCTCAAGGGGCAGGACGGTATGCTCGCAATCCTGACTCGTCGGATTCTTCGGCACTGGTGTACGTCTGGTCCGATGTTTGCCCGTCGTCGTTGACGGATGAGATTCTCGGGGTTAGCTATCATTCAATCTCAGGCAAGCGAAAGTCCGTGATGCAGTTGCTTCAGGAGGGCTATCGAACGCGGCGTGAAATTGAGGAGGCGTCTGGTGCGGATAAGTCCTACATCCATGAGTGCCTGAATTCGTTTCGTGAGGAAGGGCTTGCTGAGGAGAGTGAGGGGACCGAGAAATATGGTGCAAGTGGGTGGAGTTGGGTAGGGCCAAGATGTGGGAGTGAACCATCAGATACGCTCGTTGAACTGGATTCCTGAAATCGTTGGGTGTTACACTTAGGGTACTTATGTGGAAGACCCAACGGTCTTACCGACTGCTCCAATTCATCGAGGGAGTGTTGAACTGAACAGGCGAGGGCGTAGCGGCACGCCGTTCAGATGTAACTAATACAGTCTCGCGGCGTTCGGGGAGGTCGTGGGCTATCTCACTAATACCCCGATGTGTAACTCCCTATGACCTACTCGGAGCGTTCAAATGCATCGAGGAGGATACGGCACGAAGTTCCTATCGAGCATTTCACTCGACGTTTAGCCCCCAACCCATTCGCTGCCTCACCCTCCTCGATGCAGTCGGACGCTCGGAGTCGTTCGGAGAGCCTCGCCACGTCGGTCTTCATTCGACGGCTTCCGTTGGGCGTACTTCTTAGGGGAAGTATCACACATGGTTATGTTTTTATGTTAAGGACATGGCTATGAATAGAGAATGGCGAGGGAAGACACGGACCTTGCAACAGGGGATTTGTTTGGGCCTGCGCAACTTGATGTATCTGACAACGATAGGTCCGAGCTACCAGTCGTCCTCGAACTCGTGAAGGAGTACGAAGGTCGCCCGTCTGATTTCGATGATATGGTAGCAAAGCGATTTCTATCAGATAGTAAGAATCCTGAAGACCGCAAAGGGAACTTGCGGTATGGGTTAGGGTCGAATTCAGGATATGGACTCGTGGATGAGAACTTCTACTTGACCGATACTGGTGAAGAACTGTACGAGCTTCGGGACGATGAGGAGGAGTTGTACGAGCGGTTTGCGAAGTACATCTTGTTAGAGTGTGATGGCCTGAAACTCATCGAGATAGTGGATGATATGCAGGCAGCCGGAGAAACCCCGACTTTGACATCGATTGCTGACGCCTTCGAGGAGCAGTACGATATACATCTCCACGGGACAACTTCTGAAGTCAGTCAGATGCGTGCTTGGCTGAATAAGGCGGGCGTAATCGGAACTGGGAGAGACTATGACATCGACTGGAGTGTCGTTGAAGACTTGATAGGGATTGATTCTGAGGGGCTGCTCGAATTATCCGAAGTTACCACAGAGCAGCGCGCGTTCCTCAAAGCACTCGCACGAATCGACCCAGATGAAAGGATTCCCCAAAATATCGTTCGCGAGATTGCGGAGAATGCCTACGGAGTCAGCTTAAACCCGAAAAGCATCGTCAAGAATGTTCTGACGCCTCTACAGGAAGATGGCTATATCGAGTACGTGAATCCATCAGATGTATCGGGGAAAGCAAATCTGGTGATAGTCACAGACAAATTCGAGAAGGAAGTTCGCGCACCGATACTGGATAATATAAGTGAACGAACGGGAATTCCTCGACACATCCTCCGTACCTCCTTCGAAGACATCAGGGAGCAGATGGATGCTGACTCAAAGCATGAGCGGGGGCTGGCTCTCGAAGTATTAGCAGTAAAGCTCGGAAATCTGCTCGGCCTCGATTTCGAAGGGTGGCATATTCGAGGTCGTAATACCGGAGGCGCGGAGGTAGACGTTATTATGGACTCAACAGATGTGTCATTTACGCGCTGGCAAATCCAATGTAAGAACACGAAGAAGTCTCTCAGGACGAAACATGTGAAAGAGGAGGTTGGAGTTGCCCGGATGCTCCAAACAAATATCATCCTGATGGTCGCAAGGTCTGGAGTATCTTCGGACGCTCGACAGTTTGCCAGTCGAATAATGTTCAGAGATAACCTCACGATTCTATTTCTTGAAGGGGATGAATTGATGCGGTTCGACGAGAATCCAGCAGAGTTGCTGAATTCACTACGGCAAGAAACGAGACGTGTTGGGCGTCTAAAACAACTAACTGAGGATGATATGGTTGAGGTCGCGGAAGACGATGAGCGTGTTAACCGAGAAGAGGAGACACTAAAAGAATATCAGGCGGTCATAGAGGAATACCGCGGTTCAGGTGAAGACGAAGAAAAACAGGAGCAGTTGACAGACTTCAGCGAAGATTAATCGTCATTTGGCTCAACGGTAGCGAAATCACCGAAATCAGATTGGTCGTTATTGACCATCTGCTCGATAGTTCCCATCTCCATGAACCTGAACTGGGACGTTTGAACGTAGTTTTCCTGCCTTTCGAACGCTAACCAGTTGCGACCGAGGTCGGAAGCAACCTTCCCTGTCAGATTCGAACCGGCGAAGATGTCCAAAACGATGGGGCGTTCTCCGTCTTCATACGGTGGGTTCTCCGTAAGGAACTTCACAAAGAACTCAGGAAGCTTTCGCGGGAAACGGGCAGGATGGGGTTCGACATCAAGCGCACGGCAAGCTTTCAGATAGTGAGTATTCGATGCTGTATTAGCGGCTTCAATAAGGTTGTCTGGGATTGACCCTTCTCCATTCTCAGGCTCGTCGAATTTATCGCTGATATCGTGGCCAGAGGGTCGCTTCTTGTCCTCGTACCCTTCTTCCATCAGCTTCTTTTGTGAATCGGAATACTCCTGCAAAACTCTGGTATTGTCGGCTTCTGGTCGTTCTTCCTCACCCTTCGAAAGCCACCAGACGTGGTTAACAGCATCTGTGATGCGGATGCGCTCGATAGTCACCCATTGAGCGGGTGTCGGAAGCTTGGCAGGATTGTACCAATAGCAGTCCTGCGCCAATTCAAAGGGCCCGTCACTACCGGCAAGCGCCGTCAGGAGTTCGAAGTGGTACGTTGAACGATAGGGTTCTCCTTTCTGCCACCCTCCGCCGATGTCTACAACGAAAGACCCGTCAGGTTTCAAGACCCGATGAACCTTCTCGGCGAATTCCATGAACCACTCCTCGTAATCCCCGGCGTCCTTGTTGCCATAGTCCTTCTTTCTATTCAGAGCAAAAGGAGGGGACGTGACTACGAGGTCAATAGACTCATCGGGGAGTTCATCGAGAAGCTCGCGGCTATCACCGTGATAGCTTGCGCCTCCTTCAGCGGTATAATACGCCTCGGAGTCCATCAAACTCGTTACTTCGGGTACTTCTTCCATCAACGATGTCCTCTCGGGTTCAGTAGTAGAATGCGCCATATCTAACTTAAGGTTTCGACATCGGGTTCATCGTGCTTACATCCCGCAATTTCCGGATAAATCACCCGAGTCAATCTATCCATTCAATTGAGCTGTTTTTGGATAAGTGTTTCTTTCTTGAGCTGACACACCGGCCTGTTGACACTTTCCTGAGCTGTTTTACGCGCTAACCGTTCGGTAGAAATCTGACTCTCAGGAAGATATTTCGCAGAGGGAGCCACCATATATACGCGCTTGCGGGCGCACTTAATGTTCTAACTGGGTGTTCCCCTTCATCGAGGCGGTTGTCTCCTTCCTCTCCCTCGATGCGGTGTTACTCCGGTTGCTCACACACAGCATCACGTAGCTCGTCGTAGAGGTCGGGATGATATTCGCGGAGTAGTTCCACGTCGGTCGTGAGTTCCTCGTTGATTTTGCGCCGAACACGAGAGACAGCCTGATAGCGGAGGTCGTCATCAGCATCTTCCCCCTCCTCGATGAGTTCCCGTTCCCGGTCGGTCAGTAGGGCGCGTCGGGCCATGTCCGTATCCACGCGGGGATGACACTTAACAGCCCGCATTTGGGAATACTCCCATATATGGGAAGTACTAAGTAGGTGGCCGACATACTACTGAGTACGAAGCGCGGTGTCGCCATCGCAGAAATGGCCGTGTGCTGGAACACACGACCGGGCTTCGTGGGACGCACGAAGCATGACAGAACACGTATCTACGGCTGATAAGCGCATCGTTGCGGAACTAAACTTCGGCTCGAAGACTGCCAAGCGCGTCGGATGGGAAGCATGGGAATTCGCCGTTGAGGGGCCTCATCTCGTTCGCGTGACGAATGCCTCCTACGGCTGCGAGAAAGCCGACCACAGCTACGTCGTCGGCGTAGAAGACCGTGAGGGCCTTCTTGTCCCGGCTGAGTGTGAGTGTCCGGCCGACAAATATAATGAAGCGTACGCGTGCAAGCACCGGGTGGCTTGTGCGACGACCGCCGGGCCGGTGGTCCTCCAAGCTGCCGTGGACTTCCCCATCGAGGAGGGGGAGCAGTCCGAGGCTACGACCGTCGCCGACCGGCTTCGGGCTGACGGGGGAAAAGTTACGGAGGGCTGCCCGGAAGGGAACGAAACCTGTGATGGCCCCGATGGAGAATCCTTCCCCTGCTATGACTGCTACGACGTGGAGGAGGGCCAATAATGGCGCTCCAATCCGACCCCGCACACCTCGGGGATATTGGCGACGAGGAACCTGAGGAGGAGCCTGACCCCGACCGTATCTACGAGCGTCAGATGGACCAACGACGGGAACGCCGGGAATCGTAGCCTGTCGCCACAGCCAGCGGTATGGGTTTTAAATACCTTCGACCCTTCCTATTGGTTGTCACAGTCCGGAAATCCTCGTCAAAACCGTGACACGGCCCGGGTACTAAAGGGACTACCTGTGCGCCGAACGAAGTGAGGCGAGGCTTGCGGAGCCAGGGACCGGAGTTCAAATCTCCGTCCGGACGTTCACTTCTTCGAGGCGCTCCGCGTTGCGGAGCGCCTGCTTCATCGTTCACGTCCGGACGTGCCCTACGCTCGCTTCGCTCGCGTAGGACTCCGTCCGGACGTTTCTATCGACGCTGATCGCGGTGTAGCGCCGACAAACTCCGTGCAGATGTTCCGTCGGCTATTGACGCCCGGACGGGTGAGACGCCCGCTTAAAAGACGAGCCTAAATGTCCAATCAGGAATACCTAAAATATTGGCAAGGCCCCTTATTGCATTCTCGGACCGCCTGTAAGTGAAGGCGATGACGCAATCCCCACCCGACCGGATGACCATCGACTGCACCGAGTGCCCTTTCTCGAAAACGGAGAGTACGGACGGAGACCGACTCCCAGCGGACGTTCTCCAGGAGCATGGGCGACAGACGGGCCACATACTGTCGCTCTCCCCCGCTCACGAGGACTAACCGAGACAAGGTTGTGGGCAGCAATCGCTCGGTGAGCGAACGCTTCGCGTGTCCGGTTCAGCAGCCACTCGCCACCATCGAAATCCGACGTAGACGGCAATGAAGGGAAAACTCTGGATGCTTTCCGGTATGTACGCGGTCGCTGTCGCCGGGTTTCTCTATTCGATAGCGAACAACTCGCTCGAACGGGTCCTCATAGTGAGTTCCGTGATATACGCGTCGACCATCCCGATTCTGTATCTCGTTTACAAACAGGACCGGCGCGATAACTGATGGTCGGAACCGGGATTTTCGGGGGCTACCCGGCTCTCAGTCGTTCGAGGCCGTCATTTCGGCATCCTCCGCCTCCAGACCACCCGATCCGGGGCCGGGCGTCCCGCGGACGTCGCCGTCGCGCCAGGTCCCCCGACGGAACCACAGCCACGCGATGACGGCGCCGGAGACGTTCGAGACGAAGAACGCCATCCAGATGCCGCGAACGCCGAAGAGGTACTGTGAGGCGATATAGGCGATGGGCAGGCGCACGCCCGCAAGCGAGATGACCGAGATGGCGGCGGCGATAAGCGTCTTGCCGGCACCCCGGAAACCGCCGGAGAACGACCGCATGATGCCGATGAAGCCGAACGAGAGGGCGACGACTCTGAGGAACTCCACGCCGACGTCGATGACGGCCGCGTCGTCGGTGAAGACGGCCACGATGGGGCGCGGAACGAGGAAGATGAGGACGCCCGCGGCGCCGAGGACGACGAACATCACTTTCGCGGCGAGGTAGTTGGCCTGCTCGGCGCGGTCGTATTGTCCGGCGCCGATGTTCTGGCCGCTCATGGTCTCGACGCCGCGCGCGACCGCGATGGCGGGCAGGAAGATGACCGAGAAGACGCGGGTCCCGATACCGTAGGCGGCGACGACGGTCGTCGAAAAGAGGCCGACGACGATGAGCAGGGCGTTAATCGAGAGCGCCCGGCCGGTCCCCTCGACGCTGGCCGGAATCCCGATTTCGAGGATTTTCCGCAGGTACTCGAAGTCGGGCCGCATGTCGCGAAGCCGGATGCGGATGCCGCGAGAGCCCGAGAGCATGATGGCGATACCGACGGCCATCGCCAGAAACCGGGAGAAGACCGTCGCGACGGCCGCGCCCTCGACGCCCATCTGGGGGAACGTGACGGTCCCGACGAACGGCGCGCCGCTGACGACCGTCCAACCGTTGATGAGGAACGGGTCGAGGATGACGTTGATGATGACGGTCCCGAGCATGACGAACATCGGCGTGACCGTGTCGCCCGCCCCGCGCATCAGCGAGATGAACACGAAGAAGCCGAACATGAACGGGAGACCGAGCGCGATGACCTGCATGTAGGCGGTGGCGCCGGGCAACACCTCGGGAGACGCCCCGAGGAAGGCGAGGAACGGCCGGACGAACGGGTAGCCGAGCAGGCCCAGCGCGGCCGACCCGATGAAGGCGAACGAAACCGTCTGTGAGGCGGCGTATTCAGCCTTCTTCGGTTCGCCGGCGCCGGTGTGCTGGGCGACGAGGACGCTCCCAGCGACCGAGATGCCCATCCCGAGAGAGATAAGCAGGAACACCATCGGGAACGCAAAGGAGATGGCCGCCAGCGCCTCCGTGGAGTAGCGGCCGAGCCAGAAGGTGTCCGCGAGGTTGTAGGCCGTCTGCAGGAGGTTCGTGACGATGATGGGCAACGACAGGAAGAAGAGCGGCTTGAGGATGCCGCCCTCGGTCAAATCGAGTTCCTCCGGGCCCTTGAAGAAACTCACGTCGACA of the Natronomonas halophila genome contains:
- a CDS encoding restriction endonuclease — its product is MAREDTDLATGDLFGPAQLDVSDNDRSELPVVLELVKEYEGRPSDFDDMVAKRFLSDSKNPEDRKGNLRYGLGSNSGYGLVDENFYLTDTGEELYELRDDEEELYERFAKYILLECDGLKLIEIVDDMQAAGETPTLTSIADAFEEQYDIHLHGTTSEVSQMRAWLNKAGVIGTGRDYDIDWSVVEDLIGIDSEGLLELSEVTTEQRAFLKALARIDPDERIPQNIVREIAENAYGVSLNPKSIVKNVLTPLQEDGYIEYVNPSDVSGKANLVIVTDKFEKEVRAPILDNISERTGIPRHILRTSFEDIREQMDADSKHERGLALEVLAVKLGNLLGLDFEGWHIRGRNTGGAEVDVIMDSTDVSFTRWQIQCKNTKKSLRTKHVKEEVGVARMLQTNIILMVARSGVSSDARQFASRIMFRDNLTILFLEGDELMRFDENPAELLNSLRQETRRVGRLKQLTEDDMVEVAEDDERVNREEETLKEYQAVIEEYRGSGEDEEKQEQLTDFSED
- a CDS encoding DNA-methyltransferase, translating into MEEVPEVTSLMDSEAYYTAEGGASYHGDSRELLDELPDESIDLVVTSPPFALNRKKDYGNKDAGDYEEWFMEFAEKVHRVLKPDGSFVVDIGGGWQKGEPYRSTYHFELLTALAGSDGPFELAQDCYWYNPAKLPTPAQWVTIERIRITDAVNHVWWLSKGEEERPEADNTRVLQEYSDSQKKLMEEGYEDKKRPSGHDISDKFDEPENGEGSIPDNLIEAANTASNTHYLKACRALDVEPHPARFPRKLPEFFVKFLTENPPYEDGERPIVLDIFAGSNLTGKVASDLGRNWLAFERQENYVQTSQFRFMEMGTIEQMVNNDQSDFGDFATVEPNDD
- a CDS encoding tyrosine-type recombinase/integrase, which produces MSLDGGEMEGIILLPEPSRAVLSERQQTDYIDHRETLIEWLLVFGKNPDKAEGYARATTKNTAERLDAFYRWVWAEYDGYTTSISHDHANAYMKEIARRDEGNYSRNNTQSSLKRLFKWHKHERGGELWEPEIVFSEPSGTGEPRDYLTREERGQIREAALEYGSIPSYNNLSTKERDKWKAYLAQRFSKHKKNVTPDDWDRANSWKFPSLVWASLDAGLRPIEVERARTTWVDVDNALLRIPRGESSKNDGNWTVSLQDRTAKALERWLTERKQYDLYQGTDRLWLTRFGNPYQTNSLRQVLNRLFESAGIPTENRKVSWYMIRHSVGTYMAREEGLAAARAQLRHKSVRTTARYDNAPPEDRRDALDRMG
- a CDS encoding SWIM zinc finger family protein; this encodes MTEHVSTADKRIVAELNFGSKTAKRVGWEAWEFAVEGPHLVRVTNASYGCEKADHSYVVGVEDREGLLVPAECECPADKYNEAYACKHRVACATTAGPVVLQAAVDFPIEEGEQSEATTVADRLRADGGKVTEGCPEGNETCDGPDGESFPCYDCYDVEEGQ
- a CDS encoding MATE family efflux transporter; this translates as MSFFKGPEELDLTEGGILKPLFFLSLPIIVTNLLQTAYNLADTFWLGRYSTEALAAISFAFPMVFLLISLGMGISVAGSVLVAQHTGAGEPKKAEYAASQTVSFAFIGSAALGLLGYPFVRPFLAFLGASPEVLPGATAYMQVIALGLPFMFGFFVFISLMRGAGDTVTPMFVMLGTVIINVILDPFLINGWTVVSGAPFVGTVTFPQMGVEGAAVATVFSRFLAMAVGIAIMLSGSRGIRIRLRDMRPDFEYLRKILEIGIPASVEGTGRALSINALLIVVGLFSTTVVAAYGIGTRVFSVIFLPAIAVARGVETMSGQNIGAGQYDRAEQANYLAAKVMFVVLGAAGVLIFLVPRPIVAVFTDDAAVIDVGVEFLRVVALSFGFIGIMRSFSGGFRGAGKTLIAAAISVISLAGVRLPIAYIASQYLFGVRGIWMAFFVSNVSGAVIAWLWFRRGTWRDGDVRGTPGPGSGGLEAEDAEMTASND